A portion of the Micromonospora tarapacensis genome contains these proteins:
- a CDS encoding FecCD family ABC transporter permease: protein MIVIRTPGRLSLRLHPRALAVGTACLLLALAVGVLAVGHGDYPMSPADVLRTLAGGGSPAEEFIVTELRLPRLVTGLAVGAALGLAGAVFQSLVRNPLGSPDVLGFTQGAATGALVVVAVGGSSAALAGSAALGGVVTGLLIYLIAWRRGVHGYRLVLVGIGMSAILTGVNGYLMTRVPLMSAARAMLWLTGSLDGRGWSDAAPLLAALAVLVPVLLACGPALRMTELGDDAASGLGVHVHRLRMLLLAAAVLLVALSAAAAGPVSFVALTAPHLARRLTRAPGVNLLTAAVIGALITVLADQVALRALPGQLPVGVVTGVIGGGYLVWLLATERRAGRL, encoded by the coding sequence ATGATCGTGATCCGTACCCCCGGACGGCTCTCCCTCCGGCTGCATCCGCGGGCCCTCGCGGTCGGCACCGCCTGCCTCCTGCTCGCCCTCGCCGTCGGCGTGCTCGCCGTCGGGCACGGCGACTACCCGATGTCCCCCGCCGACGTGCTGCGCACCCTGGCCGGTGGCGGGAGCCCCGCCGAGGAGTTCATCGTCACCGAACTACGGCTGCCCCGGCTGGTCACCGGGCTGGCCGTCGGCGCCGCGCTCGGGCTGGCCGGCGCGGTGTTCCAGTCGCTGGTACGCAACCCGCTGGGCAGCCCGGACGTGCTCGGCTTCACCCAGGGCGCGGCGACCGGTGCGCTCGTCGTGGTGGCCGTCGGCGGCAGCAGCGCCGCGCTCGCCGGCTCCGCGGCCCTCGGCGGCGTCGTCACCGGCCTGCTCATCTACCTGATCGCCTGGCGCCGGGGCGTGCACGGCTACCGGCTGGTCCTGGTCGGTATCGGCATGTCGGCCATCCTCACCGGCGTCAACGGCTACCTGATGACCCGGGTGCCGCTGATGAGCGCCGCCCGGGCCATGCTCTGGCTCACCGGCAGCCTGGACGGCCGCGGCTGGTCCGACGCCGCGCCGCTGCTGGCCGCCCTCGCGGTGCTGGTGCCGGTGCTGCTCGCCTGCGGTCCGGCGCTGCGGATGACCGAGCTGGGCGACGACGCCGCCAGCGGCCTGGGCGTGCACGTGCACCGGTTGCGGATGCTGTTGCTCGCCGCGGCCGTCCTGCTGGTCGCCCTGTCGGCCGCCGCCGCCGGCCCGGTCTCGTTCGTCGCGCTCACCGCACCGCACCTGGCCCGGCGGCTGACCCGGGCGCCCGGGGTCAACCTGCTGACGGCGGCGGTGATCGGTGCGCTGATCACCGTCCTGGCCGACCAGGTGGCGCTGCGCGCCCTGCCGGGCCAGCTCCCGGTCGGCGTGGTGACCGGCGTCATCGGCGGCGGCTACCTGGTCTGGCTGCTGGCCACCGAACGCCGGGCGGGCCGACTGTGA
- a CDS encoding ABC transporter ATP-binding protein: MPTSRLGGSGLRLAYDRRIVAEDLTVAVPDRSFTVIIGPNACGKSTLLRALSRLLKPAAGSVLLDGEDIHRRPARSVARTLGLLPQSPIAPDGIGVAELVARGRYPHQGLLRQWSREDERIVAESMAATGVDDLADRLVDELSGGQRQRVWLAMALAQQTPLLLLDEPTTYLDIAHQIEVLDLCARLHEEQGRTLVAVLHDLNHAARYATHLIAMRGGQVVAAGEPRRIVTAGLVEEVFGLPCRVIDDPETGTPLVVPAARARAGTVAR, translated from the coding sequence ATGCCGACCTCCCGGCTGGGTGGCAGCGGGCTGCGGCTCGCCTACGACCGGCGGATCGTCGCCGAGGACCTGACCGTCGCCGTGCCCGACCGGTCCTTCACGGTCATCATCGGCCCGAACGCGTGCGGCAAGTCCACCCTGCTGCGCGCGCTGTCCCGGCTGCTCAAACCGGCCGCCGGGTCGGTGCTGCTCGACGGTGAGGACATCCACCGGCGGCCCGCCCGGTCCGTGGCCCGTACGCTCGGGCTGCTACCGCAGTCACCGATCGCCCCGGACGGCATCGGCGTGGCCGAGCTGGTCGCCCGGGGGCGCTACCCGCACCAGGGCCTGCTGCGCCAGTGGTCCCGCGAGGACGAGCGGATCGTGGCCGAATCTATGGCCGCCACCGGTGTCGACGACCTCGCCGACCGGCTGGTCGACGAGTTGTCCGGCGGCCAGCGGCAGCGGGTCTGGCTGGCCATGGCGCTGGCCCAGCAGACCCCCCTGCTGTTGCTGGACGAGCCGACCACCTACCTCGACATCGCCCACCAGATCGAGGTCCTCGACCTCTGCGCCCGGTTGCACGAGGAGCAGGGCCGCACCCTGGTCGCGGTGCTGCACGACCTCAACCACGCCGCCCGATACGCCACCCACCTGATCGCGATGCGCGGCGGGCAGGTGGTCGCCGCCGGCGAACCCCGGCGGATCGTCACCGCCGGCCTGGTCGAGGAGGTCTTCGGCCTGCCCTGCCGGGTCATCGACGACCCGGAGACCGGCACCCCACTCGTGGTGCCGGCCGCCCGCGCCCGAGCCGGTACGGTGGCCCGGTGA
- a CDS encoding penicillin acylase family protein, whose amino-acid sequence MTARRYRDAHGIPHLRADDHGSLAFAQGRVTALDRAWQIEVERHRSQGTSASFLGTEALAWDSFARRARLDDTARRCHAALGPATAGWVGHYVDGVNAGLAAGAARAPEFTATGLAPGRWQPWTPLALWLTHHVLFAGFGTKLWREHVARRLGPQAAGLFTVDGHVTSGSNGWLLTADRTAGGAALIAGDPHRFIEAPGIYQQIRLACPEYDVLGFAVPGIPGIAHFGHAGGVAWAITNASADYQDGYAERLRRRGDRVEAYGPDGWRPAHRHVETIEVAGADPVEVEVIETDRGPLVAGGPDDDAAVTVSLRYPPRVTGDLGFAVLPELLRARTVGDVDAALDGWVEPVNVVLAADTAGGLLHRVAGRVPLRDPDNGRRVVPAWDARHAWQGWHTMPKAPVDQVAVMANARGIATALGVEFAPPHRADRIRQLLDAATDWRPERMAAVHTDTYLAAAGPLLELLAGLEGLGPAPAGLRERLLAWDRRMAADSVDAAAFADLRAAVARRLAAHPALAALAEPPAYPEVFRPWLALLPRVGYAILPLLHADLPGLDRAALLREALDEVAAAGDTRRWGERHRLAPWRALPDPAAPPGPQLSGDHDCVLATSSVPGVTDLCLRGPAARYVWDLGRREESRWVVPLGATGAGPHRADQLPLWVRGDLIQVTCDWDRLIEEHDA is encoded by the coding sequence GTGACCGCCCGACGCTATCGGGACGCGCACGGGATCCCGCACCTGCGCGCCGACGACCACGGATCGCTGGCCTTCGCCCAGGGTCGGGTCACCGCGCTGGACCGCGCCTGGCAGATCGAGGTGGAACGGCACCGGTCCCAGGGCACCTCCGCCTCGTTCCTCGGCACCGAGGCGCTGGCCTGGGACAGCTTCGCCCGCCGGGCCCGACTCGACGACACCGCGCGGCGCTGCCACGCCGCCCTCGGTCCGGCCACCGCCGGCTGGGTGGGTCACTACGTCGACGGGGTCAACGCCGGGCTGGCCGCCGGCGCGGCCCGGGCGCCGGAGTTCACCGCCACCGGCCTGGCCCCGGGCCGGTGGCAGCCGTGGACACCGCTCGCCCTCTGGCTCACCCACCACGTGCTGTTCGCCGGCTTCGGCACCAAACTCTGGCGCGAACACGTCGCCCGCCGGCTCGGCCCGCAGGCGGCCGGCCTGTTCACCGTGGACGGCCACGTCACGTCCGGCAGCAACGGCTGGCTGCTCACCGCCGACCGCACCGCCGGCGGTGCCGCGCTGATCGCCGGTGACCCGCACCGGTTCATCGAGGCGCCCGGCATCTACCAGCAGATCCGCCTGGCCTGTCCCGAGTACGACGTGCTCGGCTTCGCCGTACCCGGAATTCCGGGCATCGCGCACTTCGGCCATGCCGGCGGCGTCGCCTGGGCCATCACCAACGCGTCGGCCGACTACCAGGACGGGTACGCCGAGCGACTGCGCCGCCGGGGCGACCGGGTCGAGGCGTACGGCCCGGACGGGTGGCGGCCCGCGCACCGGCACGTCGAGACGATCGAGGTGGCCGGCGCCGATCCGGTCGAGGTCGAGGTGATCGAGACCGACCGGGGGCCGCTGGTCGCCGGCGGACCCGACGACGACGCGGCCGTCACGGTCAGCCTGCGGTACCCGCCCCGGGTCACCGGTGACCTCGGCTTCGCCGTGCTGCCGGAGCTGCTGCGGGCCCGTACCGTCGGCGACGTCGACGCGGCGCTGGACGGCTGGGTCGAGCCGGTCAACGTGGTGCTCGCCGCCGACACCGCCGGCGGGCTGCTGCATCGGGTCGCCGGCCGGGTGCCGCTACGCGACCCGGACAACGGGCGGCGGGTCGTCCCGGCCTGGGACGCGCGGCACGCCTGGCAGGGCTGGCACACCATGCCGAAGGCCCCGGTCGACCAGGTGGCGGTGATGGCCAACGCGCGCGGGATCGCCACCGCGCTCGGCGTGGAGTTCGCGCCGCCGCACCGGGCCGACCGGATCCGCCAGCTGCTGGACGCGGCCACCGACTGGCGTCCCGAGCGGATGGCGGCCGTGCACACCGACACCTACCTGGCCGCCGCCGGGCCGCTGCTGGAGCTGCTCGCCGGGCTGGAGGGGCTCGGTCCGGCCCCCGCCGGGCTGCGGGAACGCCTGCTGGCCTGGGACCGGCGGATGGCCGCCGACAGCGTCGACGCCGCGGCCTTCGCCGATCTGCGGGCGGCGGTGGCCCGCCGGCTCGCGGCCCACCCCGCGCTGGCGGCGCTGGCCGAACCACCCGCCTACCCGGAGGTGTTCCGGCCGTGGCTGGCCCTGCTGCCCCGGGTCGGCTACGCGATCCTGCCGCTGCTGCACGCCGACCTGCCCGGCCTGGACCGCGCCGCGCTGCTGCGCGAGGCGCTCGACGAGGTGGCCGCCGCCGGTGACACCCGACGCTGGGGCGAGCGGCACCGGCTCGCACCGTGGCGGGCGCTGCCCGACCCGGCCGCGCCGCCGGGGCCACAACTCTCCGGTGACCACGACTGCGTGCTCGCCACCTCCAGCGTTCCCGGCGTCACCGACCTGTGCCTGCGCGGGCCGGCGGCCCGCTACGTGTGGGACCTGGGCCGGCGCGAGGAGAGCCGCTGGGTGGTGCCGCTCGGCGCCACCGGTGCCGGGCCGCACCGCGCCGACCAGCTGCCGCTGTGGGTGCGCGGCGACCTGATCCAGGTGACCTGCGACTGGGACCGGCTGATCGAGGAACACGATGCCTGA
- a CDS encoding GNAT family N-acetyltransferase, producing the protein MPDGHHHERHVPRFGVVTFRPVDPDGDAEVIHSWVSQERARFWGMRDADRDRVAEIYRYVDSLPTHHAYLTERDGEPVALFQTYEPEHDPVGACYPVRPGDHGGHLLIGTPVRPEPGFTGTLLGEFVAFVFTDRRRLRLVMEPDARNDKAIARLRRAGFVEGPLIDLPDKRARLMFLDRPGRAADHAGSQRSDRA; encoded by the coding sequence ATGCCTGACGGTCACCACCACGAACGGCACGTGCCCCGGTTCGGCGTGGTCACGTTCCGCCCGGTCGACCCGGACGGCGACGCCGAGGTGATCCACTCCTGGGTCAGCCAGGAGCGGGCCCGGTTCTGGGGGATGCGCGACGCCGACCGGGACCGGGTCGCCGAGATCTACCGGTACGTGGACTCGCTGCCCACCCACCACGCGTACCTCACCGAGCGCGACGGGGAACCGGTGGCGCTGTTCCAGACGTACGAACCGGAACACGACCCGGTCGGCGCGTGCTATCCGGTACGCCCCGGTGACCACGGCGGCCACCTGCTGATCGGCACGCCGGTGCGACCCGAGCCGGGATTCACCGGCACCCTGCTGGGCGAGTTCGTCGCCTTCGTCTTCACCGACCGCCGCCGGCTGCGGCTGGTGATGGAACCGGACGCCCGCAACGACAAGGCGATCGCCCGGCTGCGACGGGCCGGCTTCGTCGAGGGCCCGCTGATCGACCTGCCGGACAAGCGGGCCCGGCTGATGTTCCTCGACCGCCCTGGTCGCGCCGCGGATCACGCCGGCTCGCAGCGCTCCGACAGGGCGTAG
- a CDS encoding RibD family protein encodes MTGPSTAPRPYVLLSCATSIDGYIDDATDDRLLLSNEADLDRVDAVRAGCEAILVGAGTVRRDDPRLLVRCDRRRAERLARGLPESPTRVTLTGCGDLDPAARLFTVGDTDRIVYCASGVLDKTRHRLGGLATVVDAGDPVDLVRVLADLADRGVRRLLVEGGAVVHGQFLASGLADELHLVVAPFFVGDRRAPRFVGDGSFPWHPGRRARVVEARQIGDVVLTRYALSERCEPA; translated from the coding sequence GTGACCGGCCCATCGACGGCACCGCGGCCGTACGTGCTGCTCAGCTGCGCCACCTCCATCGACGGCTACATCGACGACGCCACCGACGACCGGTTGCTGCTGTCCAACGAGGCGGATCTCGACCGGGTCGACGCGGTCCGCGCCGGCTGCGAGGCGATTCTGGTGGGCGCCGGCACCGTCCGCCGCGACGATCCCCGGCTGCTGGTGCGTTGCGACCGCCGCCGGGCCGAACGCCTCGCCCGCGGCCTGCCGGAATCACCGACCCGGGTGACGCTGACCGGCTGCGGCGACCTGGACCCGGCGGCCCGCCTGTTCACCGTCGGTGACACCGACCGGATCGTCTACTGCGCCAGCGGCGTGCTGGACAAGACCCGGCACCGGCTGGGTGGGCTGGCCACCGTGGTCGACGCCGGCGACCCGGTCGACCTGGTGCGGGTCCTGGCCGACCTGGCGGACCGGGGCGTGCGCCGGCTGCTGGTGGAGGGCGGCGCGGTGGTGCACGGCCAGTTCCTCGCCAGCGGCCTGGCCGACGAGTTGCACCTGGTGGTGGCACCGTTCTTCGTCGGAGACCGGCGGGCACCGAGGTTCGTCGGCGACGGCAGTTTCCCGTGGCATCCGGGGCGGCGGGCCCGGGTGGTGGAGGCGCGCCAGATCGGCGACGTGGTGCTGACCCGCTACGCCCTGTCGGAGCGCTGCGAGCCGGCGTGA
- a CDS encoding GTP cyclohydrolase II codes for MSESLPVATIRTQVTVPLRFSDGYTTTARLFTFDGLVDGREHVAFALGDDTGAGERGGSVPLVRPHSECLTGDVFGSQRCDCGPQLREAVQRIAEVGGYLLYLRQEGRGIGLYAKLDAYALQDAGLDTYEANVALGHAEDERDYTVAAQMLAALGVGPIAVLSNNPEKTEQLARLGVTVTEQMPTGVFLSPANAGYLAAKASRAARTADLPFVR; via the coding sequence ATGTCCGAATCACTGCCTGTCGCCACCATCCGGACGCAGGTCACCGTGCCGCTGCGGTTCTCCGACGGCTACACCACCACGGCCCGGCTGTTCACCTTCGACGGGCTGGTCGACGGCCGGGAGCACGTCGCCTTCGCTCTCGGTGACGACACCGGCGCGGGGGAGCGTGGCGGGTCCGTGCCGCTGGTCCGTCCGCACAGTGAGTGCCTGACCGGTGACGTGTTCGGCAGCCAGCGCTGCGACTGCGGCCCCCAGTTGCGGGAGGCGGTGCAGCGGATCGCCGAGGTCGGCGGCTACCTGCTCTACCTGCGGCAGGAGGGCCGGGGAATCGGGTTGTACGCCAAGCTCGACGCGTACGCGTTGCAGGACGCGGGACTGGACACCTACGAGGCCAACGTGGCGCTCGGCCACGCCGAGGACGAACGTGACTACACGGTGGCCGCGCAGATGCTCGCCGCGCTGGGGGTCGGGCCGATCGCGGTGCTGAGCAACAACCCGGAGAAGACCGAGCAGTTGGCCCGGCTCGGGGTGACCGTGACCGAGCAGATGCCCACCGGGGTGTTCCTCTCCCCGGCCAACGCCGGGTACCTCGCGGCCAAGGCCAGCCGCGCCGCCCGCACCGCCGACCTCCCCTTCGTCCGGTGA
- a CDS encoding 6-pyruvoyl trahydropterin synthase family protein, producing MFSVTVRDHIMIAHSFRGEVFGPARRLHGATFVVDATFRRPDLDSDGIVVDIGLATDQLKAVLAELNYRNLDDEPAFAGTNTTTEVLARTIADRLAGRVSAGALGAGAHGLTGITVTLHESHVAWASYERSLPGPDRAGEGTA from the coding sequence GTGTTCAGCGTGACCGTCCGTGACCACATCATGATCGCCCACAGCTTCCGCGGCGAGGTCTTCGGCCCCGCCCGACGGCTGCACGGCGCCACGTTCGTGGTCGACGCCACCTTCCGCCGTCCCGACCTCGACAGCGACGGCATCGTGGTCGACATCGGACTGGCCACCGACCAGCTCAAGGCGGTGCTCGCCGAGCTGAACTACCGCAACCTCGACGACGAGCCGGCCTTCGCCGGGACGAACACCACCACCGAGGTGCTGGCCCGGACCATCGCCGACCGGCTCGCCGGCCGGGTGAGCGCCGGTGCCCTCGGCGCCGGGGCCCACGGACTGACCGGGATCACGGTCACCCTGCACGAGTCGCACGTCGCCTGGGCCAGCTACGAACGGTCGCTGCCGGGGCCGGACCGTGCGGGCGAGGGCACCGCCTGA
- a CDS encoding zinc-dependent alcohol dehydrogenase: MTRAARAFWLRAPGAGEIRPVTLPEPGPDEVLVRSRYSGVSRGTETLVFAGGVPASQYTTMRAPFQEGDFPAPVKYGYLSVGEVEQGPSQLRGRTVFCLHPHQSAYVVPVDAVTVVPDRVPAARAVLAGTVETAVNALWDAPPLVGDRVSVVGGGMVGCAVAALLARFPGVRVELVDTDPARAEVAAALGVDFAAPETAVGGRDLVVHASATAAGLQRGLDLLAPEGTMLELSWYGDRPVQLSLGGAFHSGRLTIRSSQVGTVAPARRGSRSYADRLALALDLLAEPAFDALITGRSPFAELPDVLARLSGGDLPALCHLITYDGE; this comes from the coding sequence GTGACGCGAGCCGCCCGCGCCTTCTGGCTCCGAGCACCCGGCGCGGGTGAGATCCGACCGGTGACGCTGCCCGAGCCGGGCCCCGACGAGGTCCTCGTCCGCAGCCGTTACTCCGGCGTCAGCCGCGGCACCGAAACGTTGGTCTTCGCCGGTGGCGTTCCCGCCAGCCAATACACCACGATGCGCGCCCCATTCCAGGAGGGCGACTTCCCCGCCCCCGTCAAGTACGGCTACCTCAGCGTAGGCGAGGTCGAACAGGGACCGTCGCAGCTACGCGGGCGGACCGTATTCTGCCTGCACCCGCACCAGAGCGCGTACGTGGTGCCGGTCGACGCCGTGACCGTGGTGCCCGACCGGGTCCCGGCGGCCCGGGCGGTGCTGGCCGGCACGGTGGAGACCGCGGTCAACGCGCTGTGGGACGCCCCGCCGCTGGTCGGCGACCGGGTCAGCGTCGTCGGCGGCGGCATGGTCGGCTGCGCCGTGGCGGCGCTGCTGGCCCGCTTCCCCGGCGTCCGGGTCGAACTGGTCGACACCGACCCGGCGCGCGCCGAGGTGGCCGCCGCGCTCGGGGTGGACTTCGCCGCACCCGAGACCGCCGTCGGCGGACGGGATCTCGTGGTGCACGCCAGCGCCACCGCCGCCGGGCTGCAACGCGGCCTCGACCTGCTCGCCCCGGAGGGCACGATGCTCGAACTGAGCTGGTACGGCGACCGGCCGGTGCAGCTCTCGCTCGGTGGCGCGTTCCACTCCGGTCGGCTGACCATCCGCAGCAGCCAGGTCGGCACCGTCGCCCCGGCGCGGCGGGGCAGTCGCAGTTACGCCGACCGGCTGGCCCTCGCCCTCGACCTGCTCGCCGAACCGGCCTTCGACGCGCTGATCACCGGGCGGTCGCCGTTCGCGGAGCTGCCCGACGTGCTCGCCCGACTCAGCGGAGGCGACCTGCCCGCGCTGTGCCACCTCATCACCTACGACGGGGAGTGA
- a CDS encoding sulfatase-like hydrolase/transferase, translated as MSTSDPAPAPDAEQHPNSTTEPPVAEVGAGATTRGRRIAARVVTTLAAVLVLVTLTLPNRPWQLEPGAFLRIPLEALLLAALLLALPGRPRRVVAAVAGGLLGLVAVVKVGDLGFYSSLGRPFDLVLDWSLLDEAFTFVAESIGRPGAIAIALGVGLLLLAVPVLTALSAVRLSGLLARHRTGTTRAVASLVVVWAVLAAVGVRIVPAMPVADTNATILVQEHAAEVRDRLRDRQVFANEVGVDPFRDVPGDQLLTGLRGKDVLIAFVESYGRDAVTDAEFASVPRLLDESADRLSAAGFASRSGFLTSPTIGGASWLAHATLLSGLWVDNNQRYRNLLATDRFTLGDAFRRASWRTVGVMPAVNQAWPEGAFYGYEQFYSGPDLGYQGPKFAFAPMPDQFAVHTFHQRELAVERDRPVMAELALVSSHSPWTKVPSLVDWDDIDNGEVFRQGIIGTPTAQARTGYRHSISYTLRTLVSYVERYGDDDTVLVFVGDHQPAPVVTGENPSHDVPIHIVARDPAVLARIDDWGWQDGLTPDASAPVWRMDSFRDRFLTAFGPTGSRPRAQPR; from the coding sequence TTGTCGACCTCCGACCCGGCCCCCGCGCCGGACGCCGAGCAGCACCCGAACAGCACGACCGAGCCTCCCGTGGCTGAGGTCGGCGCCGGGGCCACCACCCGGGGCCGCCGGATCGCGGCCCGGGTGGTCACGACGCTCGCCGCCGTGCTGGTGCTGGTCACGTTGACCCTGCCCAACCGCCCGTGGCAGCTGGAACCCGGCGCGTTCCTGCGGATCCCGCTGGAGGCGCTGCTGCTGGCCGCGCTGCTGCTCGCGCTGCCCGGGCGGCCCCGCCGGGTGGTGGCGGCGGTGGCCGGTGGACTGCTCGGTCTCGTCGCCGTGGTGAAGGTCGGTGACCTGGGCTTCTATTCGTCGTTGGGCCGCCCGTTCGACCTGGTGCTGGACTGGTCGCTGCTCGACGAGGCGTTCACCTTCGTGGCCGAGTCGATCGGCCGGCCGGGCGCGATCGCCATCGCGCTCGGTGTCGGGCTGCTGCTGCTGGCCGTGCCGGTGCTGACCGCCCTGTCCGCGGTGCGGCTGTCCGGGCTGCTGGCCCGGCACCGCACCGGCACCACCCGGGCCGTCGCGTCGCTGGTCGTGGTCTGGGCGGTGCTGGCCGCCGTCGGGGTGCGGATCGTGCCCGCCATGCCGGTGGCCGACACCAACGCCACCATTCTCGTCCAGGAGCACGCCGCCGAGGTCCGGGACCGGCTGCGCGACCGTCAGGTGTTCGCCAACGAGGTGGGGGTGGACCCGTTCCGGGACGTGCCCGGCGACCAGTTGCTCACCGGGCTGCGCGGCAAGGACGTGCTGATCGCCTTCGTGGAGAGCTACGGCCGCGACGCGGTCACCGACGCCGAGTTCGCCTCCGTCCCCCGGCTGCTCGACGAGAGCGCCGACCGGCTGTCCGCGGCCGGGTTCGCCTCCCGCAGCGGCTTCCTCACCTCACCGACCATCGGCGGCGCGAGCTGGCTGGCGCACGCCACCCTGCTCTCCGGTCTGTGGGTCGACAACAACCAGCGCTACCGGAACCTGCTCGCCACCGACCGGTTCACCCTCGGTGACGCGTTCCGCCGCGCCTCCTGGCGTACGGTCGGGGTGATGCCGGCGGTCAACCAGGCGTGGCCGGAGGGCGCGTTCTACGGCTACGAGCAGTTCTACAGCGGGCCGGACCTGGGCTACCAGGGGCCGAAGTTCGCCTTCGCCCCGATGCCCGACCAGTTCGCCGTGCACACGTTCCACCAGCGGGAACTCGCCGTCGAGCGGGACCGGCCGGTGATGGCCGAGCTGGCCCTGGTCTCCAGCCACTCGCCGTGGACCAAGGTGCCGTCGCTGGTCGACTGGGACGACATCGACAACGGGGAGGTGTTCCGCCAGGGCATCATCGGCACCCCGACGGCGCAGGCCCGCACCGGCTACCGGCACTCGATCAGCTACACGCTGCGTACCCTCGTCTCCTACGTGGAGAGGTACGGCGACGACGACACGGTGCTGGTCTTCGTCGGTGACCACCAGCCGGCGCCGGTGGTGACCGGCGAGAACCCCAGCCACGACGTGCCGATCCACATCGTGGCCAGGGACCCGGCGGTGCTGGCGCGGATCGACGACTGGGGTTGGCAGGACGGCCTCACCCCGGACGCGAGCGCGCCGGTCTGGCGGATGGACTCCTTCCGCGACCGCTTCCTCACCGCCTTCGGCCCCACCGGTTCCCGCCCCCGGGCCCAACCCCGCTGA
- a CDS encoding TRM11 family SAM-dependent methyltransferase codes for MLILPSSNRVYAGAAVELTRAELEIFGDRVLGGRIGAVQTATVGGARYVTFTADGGLSERDAALLGNLSSVYALFEFVGDLLRPVPLGRLDRFDDDLITIQKYPGKTNEQFTKLLLNVTLLASDWAGDLLTRRFRVLDPLCGRGTTVNQAVMYGFDAAGLDRDSKDFEAYQTFFTTWLKRKRVKHRVLESGPVRRERKVVGRRLRLEVAASKEAHKAGDVQSVDVVNADTTRVGEFFRPETVDVVVADAPYGVQHGSRTAATGLARDPLGLLAAAVPGWARLLRPGGALGISWNTNVARREAAAEQLAAAGLTVLDDGPWQALSHRVDQAIVRDVLVARKPG; via the coding sequence GTGTTGATTTTGCCGTCGAGCAATCGGGTTTATGCGGGGGCTGCGGTCGAGTTGACGCGGGCGGAGTTGGAGATCTTCGGCGACCGGGTGCTCGGCGGGCGGATCGGTGCGGTGCAGACGGCCACCGTCGGCGGGGCGCGTTATGTCACCTTCACCGCCGACGGGGGGCTCAGCGAACGGGATGCGGCGCTGCTGGGCAACCTCTCCAGCGTGTACGCGCTCTTCGAGTTCGTCGGCGACCTGCTGCGCCCGGTGCCGCTGGGCCGGCTGGACCGCTTCGACGACGACCTGATCACCATCCAGAAGTACCCGGGCAAGACCAACGAGCAGTTCACCAAGCTGCTGCTCAACGTCACCCTGCTCGCCTCGGACTGGGCCGGTGACCTGCTCACCCGGCGGTTCCGGGTGCTCGACCCGCTGTGCGGCCGGGGCACCACCGTCAACCAGGCGGTGATGTACGGCTTCGACGCCGCCGGTCTCGACCGGGACAGCAAGGACTTCGAGGCGTACCAGACGTTTTTTACCACCTGGCTCAAGCGCAAGCGGGTCAAACACCGGGTGCTGGAGTCCGGGCCGGTGCGCCGCGAACGCAAGGTGGTCGGCCGGCGGTTGCGGCTGGAGGTGGCCGCCTCGAAGGAGGCACACAAGGCCGGTGACGTGCAGTCGGTGGACGTGGTCAACGCCGACACCACCCGGGTCGGCGAGTTCTTCCGGCCGGAGACGGTCGACGTGGTGGTGGCCGACGCCCCGTACGGCGTGCAGCACGGCAGCCGTACCGCCGCGACCGGACTGGCCCGCGACCCGCTCGGGTTGCTCGCGGCGGCCGTGCCGGGCTGGGCCCGGCTCCTGCGCCCCGGCGGCGCCCTCGGCATCTCGTGGAACACCAACGTGGCCCGGCGCGAGGCCGCCGCCGAGCAACTGGCCGCCGCCGGCCTCACCGTTCTCGACGACGGCCCGTGGCAGGCCCTGTCCCACCGCGTCGACCAGGCCATCGTCCGCGACGTCCTGGTCGCCCGGAAACCCGGGTGA
- a CDS encoding AMIN-like domain-containing (lipo)protein, translated as MRIRRTATTLVVVLTALVAATAAATAAPTSTLSGTSATGAPYCGITWGSGDRAAGTLSSAPLVEVRTGRHDCYDRVVFEFAGTVTGYSVGYGETYTEGEGLALSPYTAGDALLRVSLRAPAYDDEHVATVPYRVGDHVANVLRYRTLRDVVFGGSFEGYGTFAVGVRARLPFRVFVLAGPGPHSRIVLDVAHQWQE; from the coding sequence ATGCGGATCAGAAGGACAGCCACCACGCTGGTCGTGGTGCTCACCGCACTGGTCGCCGCGACCGCGGCGGCCACGGCCGCGCCGACCAGCACCCTTTCCGGCACCTCGGCGACCGGTGCGCCGTACTGCGGGATCACCTGGGGCAGCGGGGACAGGGCGGCCGGAACGCTCAGCTCCGCCCCGCTGGTCGAGGTGCGCACCGGCCGGCACGACTGCTACGACCGGGTGGTGTTCGAGTTCGCCGGCACCGTCACCGGCTACTCGGTCGGCTACGGCGAGACGTACACCGAGGGTGAGGGACTGGCCCTGTCGCCGTACACCGCCGGTGACGCGCTGCTGCGGGTCTCGCTGCGCGCCCCGGCGTACGACGACGAGCACGTCGCCACCGTGCCGTACCGGGTCGGCGACCACGTGGCCAACGTGCTGCGTTACCGGACCCTGCGGGACGTGGTCTTCGGCGGCAGCTTCGAGGGCTACGGCACGTTCGCGGTCGGCGTCCGCGCCAGGTTGCCGTTCCGGGTCTTCGTCCTGGCCGGCCCCGGTCCGCACAGCCGGATCGTGCTCGACGTGGCGCACCAGTGGCAGGAATGA